The DNA window cagTTCATGTAAACGCTTAAATACACATCAAATGTACTTCAAATACTTTGATTATCATTAGTATTATCAATGATTAAATTTAGTTTTGTTTATCatcatttaattttagaaagtggtttaatttatataatatttttaatcatattcGCATTTGAAAGAATGACTTATAACAAAATACCTTAGCCCAAGGGagaaaaataaacctaaaatgatatacatgtagttttttaattaattacatgtcttcattacatgtatttattttcttaaaatgcaCCAATGCAAATACctgttttattaacaaaattatcTTAATAAGTCAAGAGAGAAAACTATACCTAAAACGGTAAAGcgtttaattcattatttttttttaaatactcgTTATCATTTATATTCTCAATAAATATTAATGCAAATACCTTTCTAACTTATAAACACTGCATTTTTAACACTGCAAACGCAAATTTCTTAATTTCACAAGTTTTTCACgaaaaataacaaagaaattttgTTATGACATTTTATTTGACTTTATTTTTTACAGCAAAACGAAACACAAATGTATAAGGAAGTTCCATATAGGTCACAATTGGAATTACAAAAATAGACACTGCTGAAGATTCCTTATTTTCCGCGAGAACTTAATTCCGCAATTCAACCGTTTTCCATtaaattacatgaaaataaaatcgcgAATACAGAATTTGTATCAGATTTTACGCAGATATttattcctcgcgtttaattaggaatctgcAGTACATACAACGAATTTAAAACTCAttataaacacaataattacaCAGCAAAATggagtactgtggtttcatcaataatcgttgaataccaattttcgtggatttcgatGTTAAATTGATCCTTGAAATTAAATGtacattgaagtgcaatttctattaacagtTTGtgttgatagggtcattggccacgaatttatgtaaccttgaaactgtgattttcactttatccacgaaaattgatacccttgaatattaatgaaaccacagtaattcGCAGAAATTACTGGCTCGTAGAAATTAGGGAGGGGACGCTTATAAGTTTTGACCCTTAGTCTTTTTTCGAAGGTATTACTGTATACAGAATAACTACACAAATTACCACTTATACTAGGACAGccaaaatgatattaaaacagaaatatccAACAATAACTATGAATAGAGATTAAACTTCCTCCTTTTTACATTAGAAATTCGGGGTTTTGCGACGCTAAAACTGTAGTGACTAggatacagacagacagacattcTTTATTTCCTCTATAAGTTGGAGATTAAATCCATCAAACAAGTGTTTGGTGCAATGTGTTTACAATAAATAGTGCTGAAATTTCAAGCATAAAATTATCACGAACACATATATACAATTACTTATATACAGAACACAATCAATGTTCAAATATCATGGAGTTTTCATTTGAATCgcacatattttaaacaaaataacattacaAGAGTGCTCGCATGTCCTTTATCATCACTGTAATGCCTTCCGAAACTGAAAGCATGCCCACTCCTCCTATGGAATGACGTCGTCGTCCTTCGATCCGAGAATAGTACCAACTATTACGCTGTCCGAGTTGTATGTCAACTTgacatatgtatttacagtcaACGAATTTACTATAAGATGCATATGATACTCGCGACTTTTATATAGGACAGGACAGTCTAGAATAAAATGCTGTACTATATCGTTTACTTTTCTTTTACAGAGCTTACACGACACTTCCTCTGTTTcatatgtaaaagaaaaagttgattaatttaaataatttccaGGTGTATTCCGGATGCTGAAGGCTCAATGACCAGAGTGGATGAGGTTTATGCACTTCGGCAAAGCGGCTAAGTTCTGGTCGACTTTTCAAAGATTCTCTCCATTCGTCCTGAGAAGAATTACGAATGAGAGTGTCGATGTATTGGTTCCACCTTGACTTTGAAGGTGTTTCCCTGTTGCGGAGATAATCATTAAAGAAGTAATCAATTTTATAGTTTTTCATGGTTCTATAGATACAATTAACGAACCCACGTTTCTTTTGGGGCGTGCCTACCGAGTATGTACACAATCTtgcaatgaacaattttttaaaaaacaacgaGTAGTTAGATCTGCAGAGCCGATTCCAGAAGAGTAGTTGAAGTTTTTGAACCATCTTTTCCATTTCAATAAGACCTAGTGAGTAATTAGTGCACGCAGAGGGAGATTGCTGATCAAAACCTTGAATCCTGCGTGCAGCAAATCTTTGTAAGATTTCAAGGTTTTCGAAAGATTTTTAGATATATCTGTCCATAATTCACAGCCATAAAGGACTGATGGTGCAACAACAGTATTCCACATTTTGCAGCTCAGGATTGGGTTCATGCCATGCTTGTGCACTCCTATGTTTATAAGAGAGTTCATTATTTTTCGCCCTTTAAAGCATGTACGCGAAATGGCACTTGCACATGAAAGTTTGTTAGTAATTATCACCCCGGCGTAGATGTTTTCGTCTGTGATATCGATAGGCGAGTTTTTGTTCCCTAAGAGGAATATGTTTTCAGTGGCAGGTTTTCTACGGTTGCGTTTGGACGTAAAGTATATAATGCAACTTTTCGAAGGGTTATATTTCAACCGCCATTTTGACGCATAATCAACTACGACAATTAGTTGCTTCTGCATTGTAGTTTGAGTATTTGAGATAAGTGATGTGTCATCGGCGAGAATAACACAAGGAACATGTAGATCACAAATATGAGGACCAATGTTGAGACGATCTAGCTCAAGAATGAGGCCATCTATCATTAAGAGAAAGAATCAAGAGGAAAGAACCCTGCCTTGTCCAACACCTTGTCTCATGGTATAATTGCTTGACATTTTCCCCTCGTAAAAATACAGGAAGTCATATTCTAAAATGAGTAAACAAGCAAGCGCCATCCTTTTCCATTTATCCCAATATGAAACAGTTTGTAGAATAAGCCGGCGTGCCACACACTGTTAAAAGCTTTTTTCGTTATCTAGAAAAAGTTAATTGAGTCTCTTTCTAGATAATGATTAACAGTTTCAGATAAGACAAACGCTGCCGTTATACTGCCACACCCTGGTCTAAACCCTTGCTGTAGAGGGTGCGGAAATGCTATTTCATTGCTGTAATTCTGCAATctagtgtacaatatatttttcaaagagTTTCAGCAGGATGGACATAAGAATTGTGTCGTGATAGCTGTTCATATCTAGTTTGTCTTTATTGCCTCCTTTGAAGAGTGTTATGGTAACTTCTCTTTTGAATTGTTGTGGATAACATTCTGCATCCATAATTGCATTAAACAATTTAACTAGATGGATAAGTAAGAGATCTTGAGTGATCTTGATGTGTTCTGTTACAGTTCCATCGAAGCCTGGCGCTTTTCCATTCTTCATTTGTTGTAGAGCAGCTACAACTTCATTTTCGTTAATGTGTGTTTTACTGATTTCATCACATTTCCCATTGAGAGCGAGTGCATTTTGGAGACTTCATGACAAATTGCATTCTCAAATTCTACATCAAATGAGGGGTCTTGCTTTATTTGGGCAGAATTATCCAACAATAACAATGAATAGAGATTAAACTTCCTCCTTTTTACATTAGAAATTCTGGgtttattaaagtcaaattaagtTTACTTATACTTACTTACGTCATCGCAATACAGACATTGACATGTATGAAAATAATCTTTTACCTTTTAAGTAGTCCTAATCTTTAAAAAGCTATCATGAAATGaggattttatttcaaaaataatagtTAATGGCTAAAGAAATGTAAGGAAGATATGATGGTTAATCTGTTGTCCATCAAGCTTTAATGTTTCCACatgcattttacattttaaaaaaaaacatgcattcGTGTTATTTTTTAACCTGCGATGAACACTGGGTTTTGCTTTGATCGTTGTTTTGacaacaaagtaaacatttcaaagCTTCTCTGAACTGCTTACTTAACAACGAGTAAACCATAAAATTTGCAGCAAACGTTAAAAACCGAATACATTTCATATATccttgaaaataattgtttcTATTGTCACAAAAGGGACATAGTGGCGTTTCCGTACTAAAAGAAGAATATTTAAAGAGAGCCTCAAGTAATGAATCAACAATCACCACCAGTACGATGATGTTAGTTATAACAATCATTTTCCGTATTCGCTGATCCATTGTCTTTTGTCGCGAAATTCTGTTTTTGATCAGCGAGTAGTTAACAAGGAGAGTAGAACCTAACATGACAATAGCAGGAATATACACCTGGTACACCTGGACAATATGGAGAGCAAGTCCACCATTGTCTTTAAAATCGGTAGTTCTTTGCCAAATACAGCCCGAGACTTCTTTTCCAGCTGTCACGGTTGAATTTAAGTacactttttttatatttttatatccgAAAAGAGGccttaaattaaataaaacggAAATACACAATAATACAGCTATTATCACAACTGTGCGTTTGACCTTTAGAATTGACCTTGCCATGATTGGAAACCAAACGATGATGTAACGTTGTATGCTGAGAATTGTTGTTAGTAGGCGAGCCCATACTGTGCAAATTTTCGGAATAGATGTTAGAAGAAGGTTTCGCAAAGCACACCATTCGTAGGGAACATATTCTTCAGCAAATCCGAGGTCGTAGAAATAAATTGAGGGGATGATTATTGAAATAACCTGTATGATATTAGCTGCTGCTAAACCTATTAATACAACATGAGTTGCGGAACGAAAATTTCCTCTAGCGAAAACGGCTATCATTAAGATATTCACTGTAATGACGATAAAAGCAATTGATGGCAGTATGTACCCATATATGGTAACGTTAAAGTCGTACACTTCTGGACTCTCTGATTTCAGATGCAAAGCCAAATTCAAACTAGATGAACggttgcttgtttctgtcacaTTCAGATTCTGTGCTCCTTTTCTTTCATCGTGGGACCTGCCATTGGCTCCATGATTTCTGTAAAAGAGTTAAATGGGGGAAATGATTTGTTGAATCTAAAAAGAGTTTAAATCAAGTTTGTATATATTTTCCGCAAGGTGAACTTAAATTCACAAATGGCATAATCCAAATATCATCACAGGTATAACTCGCAAACACGTTATCTaccttttttttacaaacatacaATCAGCCTCCACACAAATTATCATATATACCCGGTATAGCAAAAAGAGGTACCTTTCTCCTTTAAATCTATCcattactttccaaatgaaagctgaatactATGATACTAGTTAATAACAACACAATGTGTGGAATTAGTTACGACACGCTGCAGCTATTTAATATTTggcatattaaatgtacaaataCATTATTATGGCATAAAGTTGgattacatgatttatttattttaataaaacaattctgaaaatttaaactttccgcTGTACGTGTCGTCCTAAACTGGTATTTAACAACTGAGCAATTTTTAATATAGCCTTGCTAATAAACCAGTTCTTAAGAACCAGGTGACACAAACATGTATCCTAATGAAAACGTTATATTTCcggataattaattcattattataccaaGTAGAAATTGATCTCTGTCTAATACGTCcctcaaacgaaagaaatcatatttatcttaaggtggctcactacacattgaaatattttcttaaatcagcagaaaattacttgattgtgatagatatcataatgaataagaagtatttaagtcaaataggcagaAAAATGTGCaacaaaatgttcaattttggatgaaaaattacatttccgaaaatttaattcagtaaacatgaacaaaagctacaagcagattcgaactcatgatctgcggttcagaagcccaatactttttttttttaaatcttttaagaagcccaatactttaaccacttaGCTACGACGACATACAACCGAAAcgaaagatataaaaaatttaacaaaacatttaaatcgctatcttgtgacgtagtgtctttaaaagtataagtctgggtGTAGCGAGGTACCTTAACGAAACGCATTATGTGCAAATTAAAATATGAGATTTGCTATCGCTATTAAAAGTTATAAGTTACCAACTGCGACAACCAAAGCTGATCCATtgtaaggatgacgtttactcagaatgaaaaaaaattccactgatgataatgaaaaaccaactattttGTGTTAAAGACCTaacatggtagtgttattctttactttcaaaaaagtaggtcaatgacctactttttgagttaatggccattgaatattttttgaaaatttacgaaaaatccataaaaattttacactatgattgagattttcttaattgtgaaaataatacaaattgcttaactctttaacaaatgaaatacagtttatgaatggtagtgacattaaatagatacaaagcattaagttttcattcacaattttcatagatattctagtccatttcctctatcaattttcaaattctacccatttttgattcaatgtaacaaaaaactgaatgatgataatgccaaaacatttat is part of the Crassostrea angulata isolate pt1a10 chromosome 3, ASM2561291v2, whole genome shotgun sequence genome and encodes:
- the LOC128175821 gene encoding sex peptide receptor-related protein 2-like; its protein translation is MDRFKGERNHGANGRSHDERKGAQNLNVTETSNRSSSLNLALHLKSESPEVYDFNVTIYGYILPSIAFIVITVNILMIAVFARGNFRSATHVVLIGLAAANIIQVISIIIPSIYFYDLGFAEEYVPYEWCALRNLLLTSIPKICTVWARLLTTILSIQRYIIVWFPIMARSILKVKRTVVIIAVLLCISVLFNLRPLFGYKNIKKVYLNSTVTAGKEVSGCIWQRTTDFKDNGGLALHIVQVYQVYIPAIVMLGSTLLVNYSLIKNRISRQKTMDQRIRKMIVITNIIVLVVIVDSLLEALFKYSSFSTETPLCPFCDNRNNYFQGYMKCIRFLTFAANFMVYSLLSKQFREALKCLLCCQNNDQSKTQCSSQVKK